The following are encoded in a window of Anser cygnoides isolate HZ-2024a breed goose chromosome 33, Taihu_goose_T2T_genome, whole genome shotgun sequence genomic DNA:
- the ECM1 gene encoding extracellular matrix protein 1, whose product MAALGLLFLLLLGTAVAVKPRHPVAQEQLNHQPYDIQQVMQEEQDIELPRKVVEAAKNPPRPRAPSSPDSPDAIDASSWGSTLEGFPPAWPLPDALDRYCRSPTLMPRAPRPSLPPAAFAHLRRQVDALDAFWPRLDGCCRRQSPLPCARRAWTDVLDAFCDDEFGVKTRQFHCCRRHGAARRRCFTDATAAATATTQLAEVTVWDVSSEPAFPPGEPTAANMDNICRLLGLRPGPRGLPGPRARFHTRLERDFGRCCHNASLKCARAAWQKGLDRYCREEGGVKTGQHRCCQRGGGRARSRCFAAAAPHPAYDRELHNVSLARLGPAMLRTLCGPMRLLSKKRPVPELLEAVTSACCALPPEEQSPCAEEQLSQSIDDVCTSWRDPRACCSRGGPERHRCFAERYLGGVPLAAAVPPPAPGRPQ is encoded by the exons ATGGCCGCCCtcggcctcctcttcctcctcctcctcggcacCGCCG TGGCCGTGAAGCCCCGCCACCCTGTGGCACAGGAGCAGCTGAACCACCAGCCCTATGACATCCAGCAGG tgatgcaggaggagcaggacaTCGAGCTGCCCCGCAAAGTCGTGGAGGCGGCCAAGAACCCCCCTCGGCCCCGGGCGCCTTCGTCCCCGGACTCCCCCGACGCCATCGACGCCTCCTCGTGGGGCAGCACCCTGGAGGGCTTCCCCCCGGCCTGGCCCCTGCCCGACGCCTTGGACCGCTACTGCCGCAGCCCCACGCTGatgccccgagccccccggccctcgctgccccccgccgccttCGCCCACCTCCGCAGGCAGGTGGACGCGCTCGACGCCTTCTGGCCTCGCCTCGACGGCTGCTGCCGCCGCCAGTCCCCGCTGCCCTGCGCCCGCCGCGCC TGGACCGATGTCCTGGACGCCTTCTGCGATGACGAGTTCGGGGTGAAGACGCGCCAGTTCCACTGCTGCCGCCGGCACGGGGCCGCGCGGCGCCGCTGCTTCACCGACGCCACCGCCGCGGCCACCGCCACCACCCAGCTCGCCGAGGTGACCGTGTGGGACGTCTCCAGCGAGCCGGCCTTCCCCCCCGGCGAGCCCACGGCCGCCAACATGGACAACATCTGCcgcctgctggggctgcggcccGGCCCCCGCGGCCTCCCCGGGCCCCGCGCGCGCTTCCACACCCGCCTGGAGCGCGACTTCGGCCGCTGCTGCCACAACGCCAGCCTCAAGTGCGCCCGCGCCGCC TGGCAGAAGGGCCTGGATCGCTACTgccgggaggaggggggggtgaAGACGGGCCAGCACCGCTGCTGccagcggggagggggccgcgCCCGCAGCCGCTGcttcgccgccgccgccccccacCCTGCCTACGACCGCGAGCTGCACAACGTCAGCCTGGCCCGGCTGGGCCCCGCCATGCTCCGCACCCTCTGCGGCCCCATGCGGCTCCTCAGCAAGAA gcgGCCGGTAccggagctgctggaggctgtgACCTCCGCGTGCTGCGCGCTGCCCCCCGAGGAGCAAAGCCCCTGTGCTGAGGAACAG CTTTCCCAAAGCATCGACGACGTCTGCACCTCCTGGCGGGACCCCCGGGCCTGCTGCTCGCGGGGGGGCCCCGAGCGGCACCGCTGCTTCGCCGAGCGCtacctggggggggtcccgctggccgccgccgtgccccccccggcccccggccgcccccagTAG